In a genomic window of Melanotaenia boesemani isolate fMelBoe1 chromosome 1, fMelBoe1.pri, whole genome shotgun sequence:
- the LOC121637919 gene encoding immunoglobulin-like domain-containing receptor 2 isoform X1, with protein MTRRRKENNVRQEMLIKLACGDWKQFLTPMWWIFLVYLAGVFPPSCSGVNVIVRDEKKYAVLFQSVVLPCQYTSVSTQTAVVQWVYKSYCRDRTRDSFSYQDSLSGSLGGSGVTSGNGGVSGGYEMGMTASYLDCSDNSRTVRTVASISGASVTLSEFYKNRDISIINKADLRIGEVQWGDSGVYVCKVVISDDLEGQNEASVELLVLGFSGVPEDLLPDFDLKIMPEWVFVVAVVLGSVLFLLLVGVCWCQCCPHSCCCYVSCWCCPDTCCCPRHLYEAGKGIKTGTSSPQTPTYPPYFVSGVPTMVPIAPPSLVDKVSSVPPSDGTLIAAVPMHAVGVPYRVPSPQDQDSLRVLQYVEKQLAHFNPARSISHQSCSLSELSSLHEGETTFRQTYRNVQKKALPAIPDQDFHPEPQRYRDNRSPEPQRRHNNPPSPHRYRHDPDSDPPDCQDEPLLSRRYSDDPPSSSQSHRFTRNQRQQNHSEEDKHSRWNPRSEHLQRKTYRNAERTGSLDELEEFAAAYRQRGGRREERREEERGDYEMELREFSRYPSYRNGPPQHYHNSENELSDRSDHEDRPTPNRKNRNNISPLSSPKKRRGTWEREIMIPPPPTASPPSTSSQEKDYDATFLNSLLERKAKLRGVSQGKSGAWCEGDSDTPSKGNSKKSSVESNQHCSHSPSNRPEVDSRPHSSETERNRTDRPSPRPLQANSHSSQPPAHFQAGRREEPRDKSRKVNTLLSRDSLIV; from the exons ATGACaaggaggagaaaagaaaacaacgtTCGCCAAGAAATGCTTATTAAATTGGCCTGCGGGGATTGGAAACAGTTTTTGACCCCTATGTGGTGGATTTTTCTCGTTTATTTGGCAG GTGTCTTTCCTCCGTCTTGCTCAGGCGTTAATGTGATTGTAAGAGATGAGAAGAAGTATGCTGTGCTGTTCCAGTCTGTGGTTCTACCTTGTCAATACACCAGTGTGTCCACCCAGACCGCTGTGGTGCAGTGGGTCTACAAATCATACTGTCGAGACCGTACGAGGGATTCGTTTAGCTACCAAGACAGCTTGAGTGGAAGCCTGGGAGGAAGTGGGGTGACGAGTGGAAATGGAGGGGTCAGTGGGGGCTATGAGATGGGTATGACAGCGAGCTACCTCGACTGCTCTGACAACAGTCGGACTGTCCGAACTGTAGCGTCCATCTCTGGAGCCTCAGTTACGCTGTCAGAGTTCTACAAGAACAGAGACATCTCCATCATCAACA AGGCAGACCTGCGAATAGGTGAGGTCCAATGGGGAGACAGTGGAGTTTACGTCTGCAAAGTGGTTATATCAGATGATCTAGAGGGACAGAATGAAGCCtcagtggagctgctggttCTTG GTTTCTCAGGTGTTCCTGAAGATCTCCTGCCAGACTTTGATTTGAAGATTATGCCAG AATGGGTGTTTGTGGTGGCAGTGGTGCTCGGCAGTGTATTATTCCTGCTGCTGGTTGGAGTTTGCTGGTGTCAGTGTTGTCCTCACTCCTGCTGCTGTTATGTCAGCTGCTGGTGCTGTCCCGACACATGCTGCTGCCCCAGACACT tgTATGAGGCAGGTAAAGGTATAAAGACAGGCACGTCCAGTCCCCAAACACCTACCTACCCTCCTTACTTTGTCTCTGGTGTCCCTACCATGGTCCCCATTGCACCACCATCTCTGGTGGACAAGGTGTCTTCTGTTCCACCCTCAGATGGGACCCTGATTGCAGCAG TGCCCATGCATGCTGTAGGGGTTCCCTACCGTGTGCCATCACCACAGGATCAGGATTCTCTCAGAGTGCTTCAGTATGTAGAGAAACAACTGGCTCACTTCAACCCTGCCAGGTCCATCAGCCACCAGT CCTGCAGCCTCTCCGAGCTGAGCTCCCTCCATGAAGGAGAAACCACCTTCCGCCAAACTTACCGAAATGTTCAGAAGAAAGCTCTGCCAGCTATCCCTGATCAAGACTTTCATCCTGAACCGCAGCGGTATCGTGACAACCGCAGTCCAGAACCACAACGGCGCCATAATAATCCACCATCACCTCATCGATATCGTCATGACCCTGACTCAGATCCCCCCGACTGCCAAGACGAACCCCTGCTTTCACGACGATACAGCGATGACCCTCCATCTTCTTCACAGTCACACAGATTCACCCGGAACCAAAGGCAACAGAACCATAGTGAGGAGGATAAACACAGCAG GTGGAACCCTCGTTCAGAGCATCTGCAGAGAAAGACTTATCGTAATGCCGAGCGAACAGGCTCACTGGATGAACTGGAGGAGTTCGCTGCTGCTTATAGGCAACGAGGAGgcagaagagaggagaggagagaagaagaaaggggaGACTATGAAATGGAGCTTCGGGAGTTCAGTCGATACCCCTCCTACCGTAATGGTCCTCCACAACATTATCACAACAGTGAAAATGAGCTCAGTGACCGTAGCGACCATGAAGATCGTCCCACACCGAAcaggaaaaatagaaataacatCAGTCCACTGTCTTCTCCCAAAAAGCGTAGGGGCACATGGGAAAGGGAGATCATGATCCCACCTCCTCCCACAGCAAGTCCACCATCGACCTCCTCTCAAGAAAAGGACTATGACGCCACGTTTCTGAACAGCCTGCTGGAGCGTAAAGCAAAGTTGCGAGGAGTCAGCCAGGGGAAAAGTGGGGCCTGGTGTGAGGGAGATTCAGATACACCCTCAAAGGGCAACTCAAAAAAGAGCAGCGTGGAGTCTAATCAGCATTGCAGCCACTCACCTAGTAACAGGCCAGAGGTAGATTCACGGCCTCATTcctcagagacagaaagaaacaggACTGACAGGCCATCTCCACGGCCACTGCAGGCAAACAGCCATTCCTCTCAACCACCTGCCCATTTCCAAGCCGGTCGCAGAGAGGAACCCCGAGACAAGTCCCGGAAAGTG aACACTCTTCTCAGCCGAGATTCCCTCATCGTCTGA
- the LOC121637919 gene encoding immunoglobulin-like domain-containing receptor 2 isoform X2, protein MTRRRKENNVRQEMLIKLACGDWKQFLTPMWWIFLVYLAGVFPPSCSGVNVIVRDEKKYAVLFQSVVLPCQYTSVSTQTAVVQWVYKSYCRDRTRDSFSYQDSLSGSLGGSGVTSGNGGVSGGYEMGMTASYLDCSDNSRTVRTVASISGASVTLSEFYKNRDISIINKADLRIGEVQWGDSGVYVCKVVISDDLEGQNEASVELLVLEWVFVVAVVLGSVLFLLLVGVCWCQCCPHSCCCYVSCWCCPDTCCCPRHLYEAGKGIKTGTSSPQTPTYPPYFVSGVPTMVPIAPPSLVDKVSSVPPSDGTLIAAVPMHAVGVPYRVPSPQDQDSLRVLQYVEKQLAHFNPARSISHQSCSLSELSSLHEGETTFRQTYRNVQKKALPAIPDQDFHPEPQRYRDNRSPEPQRRHNNPPSPHRYRHDPDSDPPDCQDEPLLSRRYSDDPPSSSQSHRFTRNQRQQNHSEEDKHSRWNPRSEHLQRKTYRNAERTGSLDELEEFAAAYRQRGGRREERREEERGDYEMELREFSRYPSYRNGPPQHYHNSENELSDRSDHEDRPTPNRKNRNNISPLSSPKKRRGTWEREIMIPPPPTASPPSTSSQEKDYDATFLNSLLERKAKLRGVSQGKSGAWCEGDSDTPSKGNSKKSSVESNQHCSHSPSNRPEVDSRPHSSETERNRTDRPSPRPLQANSHSSQPPAHFQAGRREEPRDKSRKVNTLLSRDSLIV, encoded by the exons ATGACaaggaggagaaaagaaaacaacgtTCGCCAAGAAATGCTTATTAAATTGGCCTGCGGGGATTGGAAACAGTTTTTGACCCCTATGTGGTGGATTTTTCTCGTTTATTTGGCAG GTGTCTTTCCTCCGTCTTGCTCAGGCGTTAATGTGATTGTAAGAGATGAGAAGAAGTATGCTGTGCTGTTCCAGTCTGTGGTTCTACCTTGTCAATACACCAGTGTGTCCACCCAGACCGCTGTGGTGCAGTGGGTCTACAAATCATACTGTCGAGACCGTACGAGGGATTCGTTTAGCTACCAAGACAGCTTGAGTGGAAGCCTGGGAGGAAGTGGGGTGACGAGTGGAAATGGAGGGGTCAGTGGGGGCTATGAGATGGGTATGACAGCGAGCTACCTCGACTGCTCTGACAACAGTCGGACTGTCCGAACTGTAGCGTCCATCTCTGGAGCCTCAGTTACGCTGTCAGAGTTCTACAAGAACAGAGACATCTCCATCATCAACA AGGCAGACCTGCGAATAGGTGAGGTCCAATGGGGAGACAGTGGAGTTTACGTCTGCAAAGTGGTTATATCAGATGATCTAGAGGGACAGAATGAAGCCtcagtggagctgctggttCTTG AATGGGTGTTTGTGGTGGCAGTGGTGCTCGGCAGTGTATTATTCCTGCTGCTGGTTGGAGTTTGCTGGTGTCAGTGTTGTCCTCACTCCTGCTGCTGTTATGTCAGCTGCTGGTGCTGTCCCGACACATGCTGCTGCCCCAGACACT tgTATGAGGCAGGTAAAGGTATAAAGACAGGCACGTCCAGTCCCCAAACACCTACCTACCCTCCTTACTTTGTCTCTGGTGTCCCTACCATGGTCCCCATTGCACCACCATCTCTGGTGGACAAGGTGTCTTCTGTTCCACCCTCAGATGGGACCCTGATTGCAGCAG TGCCCATGCATGCTGTAGGGGTTCCCTACCGTGTGCCATCACCACAGGATCAGGATTCTCTCAGAGTGCTTCAGTATGTAGAGAAACAACTGGCTCACTTCAACCCTGCCAGGTCCATCAGCCACCAGT CCTGCAGCCTCTCCGAGCTGAGCTCCCTCCATGAAGGAGAAACCACCTTCCGCCAAACTTACCGAAATGTTCAGAAGAAAGCTCTGCCAGCTATCCCTGATCAAGACTTTCATCCTGAACCGCAGCGGTATCGTGACAACCGCAGTCCAGAACCACAACGGCGCCATAATAATCCACCATCACCTCATCGATATCGTCATGACCCTGACTCAGATCCCCCCGACTGCCAAGACGAACCCCTGCTTTCACGACGATACAGCGATGACCCTCCATCTTCTTCACAGTCACACAGATTCACCCGGAACCAAAGGCAACAGAACCATAGTGAGGAGGATAAACACAGCAG GTGGAACCCTCGTTCAGAGCATCTGCAGAGAAAGACTTATCGTAATGCCGAGCGAACAGGCTCACTGGATGAACTGGAGGAGTTCGCTGCTGCTTATAGGCAACGAGGAGgcagaagagaggagaggagagaagaagaaaggggaGACTATGAAATGGAGCTTCGGGAGTTCAGTCGATACCCCTCCTACCGTAATGGTCCTCCACAACATTATCACAACAGTGAAAATGAGCTCAGTGACCGTAGCGACCATGAAGATCGTCCCACACCGAAcaggaaaaatagaaataacatCAGTCCACTGTCTTCTCCCAAAAAGCGTAGGGGCACATGGGAAAGGGAGATCATGATCCCACCTCCTCCCACAGCAAGTCCACCATCGACCTCCTCTCAAGAAAAGGACTATGACGCCACGTTTCTGAACAGCCTGCTGGAGCGTAAAGCAAAGTTGCGAGGAGTCAGCCAGGGGAAAAGTGGGGCCTGGTGTGAGGGAGATTCAGATACACCCTCAAAGGGCAACTCAAAAAAGAGCAGCGTGGAGTCTAATCAGCATTGCAGCCACTCACCTAGTAACAGGCCAGAGGTAGATTCACGGCCTCATTcctcagagacagaaagaaacaggACTGACAGGCCATCTCCACGGCCACTGCAGGCAAACAGCCATTCCTCTCAACCACCTGCCCATTTCCAAGCCGGTCGCAGAGAGGAACCCCGAGACAAGTCCCGGAAAGTG aACACTCTTCTCAGCCGAGATTCCCTCATCGTCTGA
- the LOC121637919 gene encoding immunoglobulin-like domain-containing receptor 2 isoform X3, whose product MTRRRKENNVRQEMLIKLACGDWKQFLTPMWWIFLVYLAGVFPPSCSGVNVIVRDEKKYAVLFQSVVLPCQYTSVSTQTAVVQWVYKSYCRDRTRDSFSYQDSLSGSLGGSGVTSGNGGVSGGYEMGMTASYLDCSDNSRTVRTVASISGASVTLSEFYKNRDISIINKADLRIGEVQWGDSGVYVCKVVISDDLEGQNEASVELLVLGFSGVPEDLLPDFDLKIMPEWVFVVAVVLGSVLFLLLVGVCWCQCCPHSCCCYVSCWCCPDTCCCPRHLYEAGKGIKTGTSSPQTPTYPPYFVSGVPTMVPIAPPSLVDKVSSVPPSDGTLIAAACSLSELSSLHEGETTFRQTYRNVQKKALPAIPDQDFHPEPQRYRDNRSPEPQRRHNNPPSPHRYRHDPDSDPPDCQDEPLLSRRYSDDPPSSSQSHRFTRNQRQQNHSEEDKHSRWNPRSEHLQRKTYRNAERTGSLDELEEFAAAYRQRGGRREERREEERGDYEMELREFSRYPSYRNGPPQHYHNSENELSDRSDHEDRPTPNRKNRNNISPLSSPKKRRGTWEREIMIPPPPTASPPSTSSQEKDYDATFLNSLLERKAKLRGVSQGKSGAWCEGDSDTPSKGNSKKSSVESNQHCSHSPSNRPEVDSRPHSSETERNRTDRPSPRPLQANSHSSQPPAHFQAGRREEPRDKSRKVNTLLSRDSLIV is encoded by the exons ATGACaaggaggagaaaagaaaacaacgtTCGCCAAGAAATGCTTATTAAATTGGCCTGCGGGGATTGGAAACAGTTTTTGACCCCTATGTGGTGGATTTTTCTCGTTTATTTGGCAG GTGTCTTTCCTCCGTCTTGCTCAGGCGTTAATGTGATTGTAAGAGATGAGAAGAAGTATGCTGTGCTGTTCCAGTCTGTGGTTCTACCTTGTCAATACACCAGTGTGTCCACCCAGACCGCTGTGGTGCAGTGGGTCTACAAATCATACTGTCGAGACCGTACGAGGGATTCGTTTAGCTACCAAGACAGCTTGAGTGGAAGCCTGGGAGGAAGTGGGGTGACGAGTGGAAATGGAGGGGTCAGTGGGGGCTATGAGATGGGTATGACAGCGAGCTACCTCGACTGCTCTGACAACAGTCGGACTGTCCGAACTGTAGCGTCCATCTCTGGAGCCTCAGTTACGCTGTCAGAGTTCTACAAGAACAGAGACATCTCCATCATCAACA AGGCAGACCTGCGAATAGGTGAGGTCCAATGGGGAGACAGTGGAGTTTACGTCTGCAAAGTGGTTATATCAGATGATCTAGAGGGACAGAATGAAGCCtcagtggagctgctggttCTTG GTTTCTCAGGTGTTCCTGAAGATCTCCTGCCAGACTTTGATTTGAAGATTATGCCAG AATGGGTGTTTGTGGTGGCAGTGGTGCTCGGCAGTGTATTATTCCTGCTGCTGGTTGGAGTTTGCTGGTGTCAGTGTTGTCCTCACTCCTGCTGCTGTTATGTCAGCTGCTGGTGCTGTCCCGACACATGCTGCTGCCCCAGACACT tgTATGAGGCAGGTAAAGGTATAAAGACAGGCACGTCCAGTCCCCAAACACCTACCTACCCTCCTTACTTTGTCTCTGGTGTCCCTACCATGGTCCCCATTGCACCACCATCTCTGGTGGACAAGGTGTCTTCTGTTCCACCCTCAGATGGGACCCTGATTGCAGCAG CCTGCAGCCTCTCCGAGCTGAGCTCCCTCCATGAAGGAGAAACCACCTTCCGCCAAACTTACCGAAATGTTCAGAAGAAAGCTCTGCCAGCTATCCCTGATCAAGACTTTCATCCTGAACCGCAGCGGTATCGTGACAACCGCAGTCCAGAACCACAACGGCGCCATAATAATCCACCATCACCTCATCGATATCGTCATGACCCTGACTCAGATCCCCCCGACTGCCAAGACGAACCCCTGCTTTCACGACGATACAGCGATGACCCTCCATCTTCTTCACAGTCACACAGATTCACCCGGAACCAAAGGCAACAGAACCATAGTGAGGAGGATAAACACAGCAG GTGGAACCCTCGTTCAGAGCATCTGCAGAGAAAGACTTATCGTAATGCCGAGCGAACAGGCTCACTGGATGAACTGGAGGAGTTCGCTGCTGCTTATAGGCAACGAGGAGgcagaagagaggagaggagagaagaagaaaggggaGACTATGAAATGGAGCTTCGGGAGTTCAGTCGATACCCCTCCTACCGTAATGGTCCTCCACAACATTATCACAACAGTGAAAATGAGCTCAGTGACCGTAGCGACCATGAAGATCGTCCCACACCGAAcaggaaaaatagaaataacatCAGTCCACTGTCTTCTCCCAAAAAGCGTAGGGGCACATGGGAAAGGGAGATCATGATCCCACCTCCTCCCACAGCAAGTCCACCATCGACCTCCTCTCAAGAAAAGGACTATGACGCCACGTTTCTGAACAGCCTGCTGGAGCGTAAAGCAAAGTTGCGAGGAGTCAGCCAGGGGAAAAGTGGGGCCTGGTGTGAGGGAGATTCAGATACACCCTCAAAGGGCAACTCAAAAAAGAGCAGCGTGGAGTCTAATCAGCATTGCAGCCACTCACCTAGTAACAGGCCAGAGGTAGATTCACGGCCTCATTcctcagagacagaaagaaacaggACTGACAGGCCATCTCCACGGCCACTGCAGGCAAACAGCCATTCCTCTCAACCACCTGCCCATTTCCAAGCCGGTCGCAGAGAGGAACCCCGAGACAAGTCCCGGAAAGTG aACACTCTTCTCAGCCGAGATTCCCTCATCGTCTGA